A section of the Bacillus sp. HSf4 genome encodes:
- the rplA gene encoding 50S ribosomal protein L1, with protein MAKKGKKYVEAAKLVERTKAYDVNEAIELVKKTNTAKFDATVEAAFRLGVDPRKNDQQIRGAVVLPNGTGKTQRVLVFAKGEKAKEAEAAGADYVGDADYINKIQQGWFDFDVIVATPDMMGEVGKIGRVLGPKGLMPNPKTGTVTFEVEKAVKEIKAGKVEYRVDKAGNIHVPIGKVSFEEGKLVENFATMYDTILKAKPAAAKGVYVKNVSVTSTMGPGIKVDPSTFNVK; from the coding sequence ATGGCTAAAAAAGGTAAAAAATACGTCGAAGCTGCCAAGCTTGTAGAGCGTACAAAAGCTTACGATGTAAACGAAGCGATCGAGCTTGTGAAAAAAACAAACACAGCTAAATTCGACGCTACTGTTGAAGCAGCGTTTCGTTTAGGTGTTGACCCTCGTAAAAACGACCAGCAAATCCGCGGTGCAGTTGTTCTTCCAAACGGAACAGGTAAAACACAGCGCGTCCTTGTTTTCGCTAAAGGAGAAAAAGCGAAAGAAGCAGAAGCTGCTGGTGCAGATTATGTAGGCGATGCTGATTACATCAACAAAATCCAGCAAGGCTGGTTTGATTTTGATGTAATCGTTGCAACTCCTGACATGATGGGTGAAGTCGGTAAAATCGGACGCGTGCTTGGACCAAAAGGTCTGATGCCAAACCCTAAAACAGGAACGGTTACATTTGAAGTTGAAAAAGCAGTTAAAGAAATCAAAGCGGGTAAAGTTGAATACCGCGTCGATAAAGCAGGAAACATCCATGTTCCAATCGGAAAAGTGTCATTCGAAGAAGGGAAGCTTGTTGAAAACTTCGCGACAATGTATGACACAATTTTGAAAGCAAAACCTGCTGCTGCTAAAGGTGTATACGTGAAAAACGTATCTGTTACATCTACAATGGGACCTGGAATCAAAGTGGACCCTTCAACTTTTAACGTAAAATAA
- the nusG gene encoding transcription termination/antitermination protein NusG: protein MEKKWYVVHTYSGYENKVKANLEKRVESMGMQDKIFRVVVPEEEETDIKNGKKKVVKKKVFPGYVLVELVMTDDSWYVVRNTPGVTGFVGSAGSGSKPTALLPGEAEKILKRMGLEERKTEVDFELKETVKVIDGPFADFTGTIEEIDHDKNKVKVFVNMFGRETPVELEFTQVDKL from the coding sequence ATGGAAAAGAAATGGTATGTTGTTCACACGTACTCCGGTTATGAAAACAAGGTAAAGGCGAACTTGGAGAAGCGGGTAGAATCGATGGGAATGCAAGATAAAATCTTCCGCGTCGTTGTGCCTGAAGAAGAAGAGACGGATATTAAAAACGGCAAGAAAAAGGTTGTCAAAAAGAAGGTGTTCCCTGGCTATGTTCTTGTAGAGCTGGTCATGACGGACGATTCCTGGTATGTTGTTCGGAATACGCCGGGGGTGACAGGATTTGTCGGTTCAGCGGGATCCGGTTCAAAACCGACGGCTTTGCTTCCGGGGGAAGCGGAAAAAATTCTGAAGCGGATGGGACTTGAAGAAAGAAAAACAGAAGTTGACTTTGAACTGAAAGAAACCGTTAAAGTCATCGATGGTCCATTTGCCGATTTCACAGGGACGATTGAAGAAATCGACCATGACAAAAACAAAGTCAAAGTATTTGTCAACATGTTCGGAAGGGAAACCCCTGTTGAGCTCGAATTTACTCAAGTTGACAAATTGTAA
- the rplL gene encoding 50S ribosomal protein L7/L12: MALNIEEIIASVKEATVLELNDLVKAIEEEFGVTAAAPVAVAGGAAGGAAAEEKTEFDLVLAGAGDQKIKVIKVVREITGLGLKEAKELVDNTPKPLKEGIAKEEAEELKAKLEEVGASVEVK, encoded by the coding sequence ATGGCTTTAAATATCGAAGAAATCATTGCTTCCGTTAAAGAAGCAACTGTGCTTGAATTGAACGACTTAGTAAAAGCAATCGAAGAAGAATTTGGCGTAACTGCTGCTGCTCCTGTAGCTGTAGCTGGTGGAGCTGCTGGCGGCGCTGCTGCTGAAGAGAAAACTGAATTTGATCTTGTTCTTGCTGGTGCAGGGGATCAAAAAATCAAAGTTATCAAAGTTGTTCGTGAAATCACTGGTCTTGGCTTGAAAGAAGCTAAAGAACTTGTTGACAACACGCCAAAACCTCTTAAAGAAGGTATTGCGAAAGAAGAAGCTGAAGAGCTTAAAGCTAAACTTGAAGAAGTTGGCGCTTCTGTAGAAGTTAAGTAA
- the rplK gene encoding 50S ribosomal protein L11, which translates to MAKKVVKVVKLQIPAGKANPAPPVGPALGQAGVNIMGFCKEFNARTSDQAGLIIPVEISVYEDRSFTFITKTPPAAVLLKKAAGIESGSGEPNRNKVATVKRDKVREIAETKMPDLNAADVEAAMRMVEGTARSMGIVIED; encoded by the coding sequence GTGGCTAAAAAAGTAGTTAAAGTTGTAAAATTGCAAATTCCTGCTGGGAAAGCGAATCCAGCTCCGCCAGTTGGTCCTGCATTAGGTCAAGCCGGTGTTAACATCATGGGATTCTGTAAGGAGTTTAACGCTCGTACATCTGACCAGGCTGGTCTTATCATTCCTGTAGAAATTTCGGTTTACGAAGACCGTTCATTTACATTTATTACAAAAACTCCGCCTGCTGCTGTATTGCTTAAAAAAGCGGCTGGAATTGAGTCAGGTTCTGGTGAGCCTAACCGTAATAAAGTCGCAACCGTTAAACGCGATAAAGTACGTGAAATCGCCGAAACAAAAATGCCTGACCTGAATGCGGCAGATGTTGAAGCGGCTATGCGTATGGTTGAAGGAACTGCCCGCAGTATGGGTATTGTGATCGAAGATTAA
- the rpoB gene encoding DNA-directed RNA polymerase subunit beta — translation MTGQLVQYGRHRQRRSYARISEVLELPNLIEIQTSSYQWFLDEGLREMFQDISPIEDFTGNLSLEFIDYSLGEPKYPVEESKERDVTYSAPLRVKVRLINKETGEVKDQDVFMGDFPIMTDTGTFIINGAERVIVSQLVRSPSVYYSGKVDKNGKKGFTATVIPNRGAWLEYETDAKDVVYVRIDRTRKLPVTVLLRALGFGSDQEIIDLIGENEYLRNTLDKDNTENTDKALLEIYERLRPGEPPTVENAKSLLDSRFFDPKRYDLASVGRYKINKKLHIKNRLFNQRLAETLVDPETGEIIAEKGAILDRRTLDKVLPYLEEGIGFKKLYPNGGVVEDEVTLQSIKIYAPTDQEGEQTINVIGNAFIEEGVKNITPSDIISSISYFFNLLHGVGDTDDIDHLGNRRLRSVGELLQNQFRIGLSRMERVVRERMSIQDTNTITPQQLINIRPVIASIKEFFGSSQLSQFMDQTNPLAELTHKRRLSALGPGGLTRERAGMEVRDVHYSHYGRMCPIETPEGPNIGLINSLSSFAKVNRFGFIETPYRRVDPETGKVTPRIDYLTADEEDNYVVAQANARLNDDGSFVDDSIVARFRGENTVVSKDRVDYMDVSPKQVVSAATACIPFLENDDSNRALMGANMQRQAVPLMQPESPVVGTGMEYVSAKDSGAAVICRHPGIVERVEAKNVWVRRYEEIDGQKVKGNLDKYSLLKFVRSNQGTCYNQRPIVSVGDEVEKGEILADGPSMEKGELALGRNVMVGFMTWDGYNYEDAIIMSERLVKDDVYTSIHIEEYESEARDTKLGPEEITRDIPNVGEDALRNLDERGIIRVGAEVKDGDLLVGKVTPKGVTELTAEERLLHAIFGEKAREVRDTSLRVPHGGGGIILDVKVFNREDGDELPPGVNQLVRVYIVQKRKISEGDKMAGRHGNKGVISKILPEEDMPYLPDGTPIDIMLNPLGVPSRMNIGQVLELHLGMAARRLGLHVASPVFDGAREEDVWETLEEAGMSRDAKTVLYDGRTGEPFDNRVSVGIMYMIKLAHMVDDKLHARSTGPYSLVTQQPLGGKAQFGGQRFGEMEVWALEAYGAAYTLQEILTVKSDDVVGRVKTYEAIVKGDNVPEPGVPESFKVLIKELQSLGMDVKILSSDEEEIEMRDLEDDEDAKQNEGLSLSNDDEGEDFVSADAERDVVTKE, via the coding sequence TTGACAGGTCAACTAGTTCAGTATGGACGACACCGCCAGCGCAGAAGCTATGCACGCATTAGCGAAGTGTTAGAATTACCAAATCTCATTGAAATTCAAACCTCTTCTTATCAGTGGTTTCTTGATGAGGGTCTTAGAGAGATGTTTCAAGACATATCGCCAATTGAGGATTTCACTGGTAACCTCTCTCTGGAATTTATCGACTACAGCTTGGGTGAGCCTAAGTATCCGGTAGAAGAATCAAAAGAACGAGACGTGACTTACTCAGCGCCGCTGCGGGTCAAAGTTCGCTTAATCAACAAAGAGACCGGCGAGGTCAAGGATCAGGACGTCTTTATGGGCGACTTCCCTATTATGACTGATACTGGAACCTTCATTATCAACGGTGCGGAGCGCGTTATCGTATCCCAGCTCGTTCGTTCTCCAAGTGTATATTACAGTGGTAAAGTTGACAAAAACGGTAAGAAAGGTTTTACTGCGACTGTCATTCCAAACCGTGGCGCATGGTTAGAATACGAGACTGATGCGAAAGATGTTGTTTATGTCCGCATTGATCGCACACGTAAGTTGCCGGTTACGGTTCTTTTGCGTGCTCTCGGCTTCGGATCTGATCAGGAGATTATCGATCTGATCGGTGAAAACGAGTATTTGCGCAATACGCTTGATAAAGATAATACCGAAAACACCGACAAAGCGCTTCTTGAAATCTATGAGCGTCTCCGTCCGGGAGAGCCGCCTACGGTAGAAAACGCAAAAAGCTTGCTTGATTCAAGATTCTTCGATCCAAAAAGATATGATCTTGCGAGTGTAGGACGCTACAAAATTAATAAAAAGCTTCATATCAAAAACCGCCTTTTCAATCAGCGGCTTGCTGAAACGCTTGTGGATCCTGAAACAGGTGAAATCATTGCTGAAAAAGGTGCGATTTTGGACAGAAGAACACTTGATAAAGTGCTGCCGTATCTAGAAGAAGGAATCGGTTTTAAAAAGCTTTATCCAAATGGCGGAGTAGTCGAAGATGAAGTGACGCTTCAATCGATCAAAATCTACGCCCCTACCGATCAAGAAGGCGAGCAGACAATCAATGTGATTGGAAATGCTTTTATCGAAGAAGGCGTCAAAAATATCACTCCTTCCGATATCATTTCTTCGATCAGTTATTTCTTTAACCTGCTTCACGGAGTAGGCGATACCGATGATATTGACCATCTGGGCAACCGCCGTCTTCGTTCAGTAGGCGAGCTTCTGCAAAACCAGTTCCGCATCGGTTTGAGCAGAATGGAGCGTGTTGTTCGTGAAAGAATGTCTATTCAAGATACAAACACGATCACACCGCAGCAGTTGATTAATATTCGCCCGGTTATCGCTTCAATTAAAGAATTTTTCGGAAGCTCACAGCTTTCTCAATTCATGGACCAGACGAATCCTCTCGCTGAGCTGACGCATAAGCGTCGTCTATCAGCGCTTGGACCTGGCGGTTTGACCCGTGAGCGTGCCGGAATGGAAGTGCGTGACGTTCACTACTCCCACTACGGCCGGATGTGTCCGATTGAAACGCCTGAGGGTCCGAACATCGGCTTGATCAACTCGCTTTCTTCATTTGCGAAAGTGAACCGTTTCGGATTTATCGAAACACCGTACCGCCGTGTTGATCCTGAGACAGGAAAAGTAACGCCGAGGATCGACTACTTAACGGCTGATGAAGAAGATAACTATGTTGTTGCACAGGCAAACGCACGCCTTAATGACGACGGATCATTTGTAGACGACAGCATCGTCGCCCGCTTCAGAGGTGAGAACACTGTTGTTTCCAAAGACCGCGTCGATTACATGGACGTTTCTCCTAAGCAGGTTGTTTCTGCAGCAACCGCATGTATTCCTTTCTTGGAAAACGATGACTCAAACCGCGCCCTGATGGGAGCGAACATGCAGCGTCAGGCTGTGCCGCTTATGCAGCCTGAATCACCAGTTGTCGGAACAGGAATGGAATACGTGTCTGCAAAAGACTCCGGTGCAGCTGTGATTTGCCGCCATCCGGGAATCGTTGAACGGGTGGAAGCGAAAAACGTATGGGTGCGCCGCTATGAAGAAATCGACGGCCAAAAAGTTAAAGGAAACCTTGATAAATACAGCTTGCTGAAGTTTGTCCGTTCCAACCAGGGAACATGCTACAACCAGCGTCCGATCGTAAGCGTCGGAGACGAAGTTGAAAAAGGTGAAATTTTAGCTGACGGTCCATCCATGGAAAAAGGTGAACTTGCCCTTGGACGCAACGTCATGGTCGGCTTTATGACATGGGATGGCTACAACTATGAGGACGCCATCATCATGAGCGAACGCCTTGTAAAAGACGACGTTTATACGTCTATCCATATTGAAGAATACGAATCAGAAGCCCGGGATACAAAACTCGGACCTGAAGAAATCACCCGCGATATTCCGAACGTCGGTGAGGATGCTCTCCGCAATCTCGATGAACGCGGAATCATCCGTGTCGGTGCCGAAGTGAAAGACGGGGACCTTCTTGTTGGTAAAGTTACGCCTAAAGGTGTGACAGAGCTTACAGCAGAAGAGCGCCTGCTACACGCCATCTTTGGAGAAAAAGCGCGCGAAGTCCGCGATACGTCACTCCGTGTTCCGCACGGCGGCGGCGGAATCATCCTTGATGTTAAAGTCTTCAACCGCGAAGACGGGGATGAACTGCCTCCTGGCGTCAACCAGCTTGTCCGCGTGTACATCGTTCAGAAGCGTAAGATTTCTGAAGGGGACAAAATGGCCGGACGTCACGGTAACAAAGGTGTTATTTCGAAAATTCTTCCGGAAGAAGATATGCCGTATCTTCCTGACGGTACACCGATCGATATCATGTTAAACCCGCTTGGTGTTCCATCGCGTATGAACATCGGGCAGGTATTGGAGCTTCACCTCGGTATGGCTGCACGCCGACTCGGCCTGCATGTTGCATCACCGGTATTCGACGGCGCCCGCGAGGAAGACGTGTGGGAAACGCTTGAAGAAGCCGGCATGTCACGAGATGCGAAAACCGTCCTTTACGACGGCCGTACCGGTGAGCCATTTGATAACAGGGTTTCCGTGGGAATCATGTATATGATCAAACTTGCCCACATGGTTGACGACAAACTGCATGCCCGTTCAACCGGTCCTTATTCACTCGTTACCCAGCAGCCTCTCGGAGGTAAAGCACAGTTCGGCGGACAGCGTTTCGGTGAGATGGAAGTATGGGCGCTCGAAGCTTACGGCGCGGCATACACGCTGCAAGAAATTCTCACTGTCAAATCCGACGATGTCGTGGGCCGTGTGAAAACTTATGAAGCCATCGTAAAAGGAGACAACGTTCCAGAACCTGGCGTTCCAGAGTCGTTCAAAGTATTGATCAAAGAGCTTCAAAGCTTGGGTATGGACGTTAAAATTCTTTCAAGCGATGAAGAAGAAATTGAAATGAGAGACTTGGAAGACGATGAAGATGCAAAACAAAACGAAGGTCTTTCATTATCAAACGATGATGAAGGCGAAGATTTTGTTTCTGCTGATGCTGAACGAGACGTCGTCACAAAAGAATAA
- the rpoC gene encoding DNA-directed RNA polymerase subunit beta' translates to MLDVNNFEYMNIGLASPDKIRSWSYGEVKKPETINYRTLKPEKDGLFCERIFGPQKDWECHCGKYKRVRYKGVVCDRCGVEVTRAKVRRERMGHIELAAPVSHIWYFKGIPSRMGLVLDMSPRALEEVIYFASYVVTDPANTPLEKKQLLSEKEYRAYLDKYGNKFQASMGAEAIHKLLQDIDLDKEVDMLKEELKTSQGQRRTRAIKRLEVLEAFRNSGNKPSWMILDVLPVIPPELRPMVQLDGGRFATSDLNDLYRRVINRNNRLKRLLDLGAPSIIVQNEKRMLQEAVDALIDNGRRGRPVTGPGNRPLKSLSHMLKGKQGRFRQNLLGKRVDYSGRSVIVVGPNLKMYQCGLPKEMALELFKPFVMKELVEKGLAHNIKSAKRKIERVQPEVWDVLESVIKEHPVLLNRAPTLHRLGIQAFEPTLVEGRAIRLHPLVCTAYNADFDGDQMAVHVPLSAEAQAEARILMLAAQNILNPKDGKPVVTPSQDMVLGNYYLTLERPGAVGEGMVFKDTDEALLAYQNGYVHLHTRVAVAVNSLKNETFTEEQRSKLLITTVGKLIFNEILPASFPYMNEPTKSNIEEKTPDRFFLDYGADVKEAIQKQEINPPFKKGILGKIIAEIFKRFHITETSKMLDRMKNLGFKYSTKAGITVGVSDIVVLDDKQEILEEAQGKVDNVLKQFRRGLITEEERYERVISIWSAAKDTIQGKLMKSLDEINPIYMMSDSGARGNASNFTQLAGMRGLMANPAGRIIELPIKSSFREGLTVLEYFISTHGARKGLADTALKTADSGYLTRRLVDVAQDVIIRETDCGTDRGILAKAITEGTEVIERLEERLIGRFARKPVKHPETGEVIVNENELIDEDKALEIVEAGIEEVWIRSAFTCNTSHGVCKRCYGRNLATGTDVEVGEAVGIIAAQSIGEPGTQLTMRTFHTGGVAGDDITQGLPRIQELFEARNPKGQATISEIDGVVAEINEVRDKQQEIVVQGEVESRSYTAPYNARLKVTEGEKISRGQVLTEGSVDPKELLKVTDITTVQEYLLHEVQKVYRMQGVEIGDKHVEVMVRQMLRKVRVIDAGDTDVLPGTLLDIHQFTQANKKVLLEGKRPATGRPVLLGITKASLETDSFLSAASFQETTRVLTDAAIKGKRDELLGLKENVIIGKLVPAGTGMLNYRKVKPVLQVQSSDEMVPAE, encoded by the coding sequence TTGCTGGATGTGAACAATTTTGAGTATATGAACATCGGTCTCGCTTCACCTGATAAAATCCGTTCATGGTCTTACGGAGAAGTGAAAAAGCCTGAAACAATCAACTATCGTACTTTGAAACCTGAAAAAGATGGTCTATTCTGCGAGCGCATTTTCGGTCCTCAAAAGGACTGGGAATGCCATTGCGGGAAGTACAAGCGGGTTCGTTATAAAGGCGTAGTCTGCGACCGTTGTGGAGTAGAAGTAACCCGGGCTAAAGTCCGTCGTGAGAGAATGGGGCATATCGAGCTGGCAGCCCCGGTTTCTCACATCTGGTATTTCAAAGGAATCCCAAGCCGTATGGGTCTTGTGCTGGATATGTCTCCGCGCGCATTGGAAGAAGTCATTTACTTTGCTTCTTATGTCGTAACAGATCCGGCCAATACGCCGCTTGAGAAAAAGCAGCTTCTTTCTGAAAAAGAATACCGTGCGTACCTTGATAAATACGGCAATAAATTTCAAGCTTCCATGGGGGCTGAAGCGATTCATAAGCTCCTTCAAGATATCGATCTTGACAAGGAAGTGGATATGCTCAAAGAAGAGCTGAAAACGTCTCAAGGACAGCGCCGTACGCGTGCGATCAAGCGTCTTGAAGTGTTGGAAGCGTTCCGTAACTCCGGAAACAAACCGTCTTGGATGATCCTTGACGTTCTTCCGGTCATTCCACCTGAGCTGAGACCTATGGTGCAGCTTGACGGCGGACGTTTTGCGACTTCTGACCTTAACGACCTTTACCGCCGCGTCATCAACCGTAACAATCGTTTAAAACGTCTACTGGATCTTGGAGCACCGAGCATTATCGTTCAAAACGAAAAGCGTATGCTTCAGGAAGCCGTTGACGCGCTGATCGATAACGGACGCAGAGGACGTCCGGTTACGGGACCTGGAAACAGACCGCTCAAATCCCTTTCTCACATGCTGAAAGGTAAACAGGGCCGTTTCCGTCAAAACCTTCTCGGTAAGCGTGTTGACTATTCAGGCCGTTCGGTTATCGTCGTAGGTCCGAACCTGAAAATGTACCAATGCGGCCTTCCGAAAGAGATGGCTTTGGAGCTGTTCAAGCCATTCGTCATGAAAGAGCTTGTCGAAAAAGGTCTTGCCCACAATATTAAGAGTGCGAAGCGTAAAATTGAGCGCGTTCAGCCTGAAGTATGGGATGTTCTTGAATCAGTCATCAAGGAACACCCGGTTCTGCTCAACCGTGCACCTACGCTTCACAGGCTGGGGATCCAAGCGTTTGAACCAACGCTTGTTGAAGGCCGCGCCATCCGTCTTCACCCGCTTGTATGTACGGCATACAACGCTGACTTTGACGGTGACCAAATGGCCGTTCACGTTCCATTATCAGCCGAAGCGCAAGCTGAAGCGCGTATTCTGATGCTTGCTGCGCAAAACATCTTGAACCCTAAAGACGGAAAACCGGTTGTTACACCGTCTCAGGATATGGTTCTTGGAAACTACTACCTGACGCTTGAACGCCCTGGTGCTGTCGGCGAAGGTATGGTTTTCAAAGATACAGATGAAGCGCTGCTTGCTTATCAAAACGGATATGTTCATTTGCATACGAGAGTGGCCGTTGCGGTTAACTCCCTGAAAAATGAAACATTCACAGAAGAACAGCGTTCAAAACTGCTGATTACAACAGTCGGAAAGCTGATCTTCAATGAAATTCTTCCGGCTTCGTTCCCATACATGAACGAACCGACGAAGAGCAATATTGAAGAAAAAACGCCTGACCGTTTCTTCCTGGACTACGGAGCCGATGTGAAAGAGGCGATTCAAAAGCAAGAAATCAATCCGCCGTTCAAAAAAGGCATCCTAGGTAAAATCATTGCGGAGATCTTCAAAAGATTCCACATTACAGAAACGTCAAAAATGCTTGATCGCATGAAGAATCTCGGCTTTAAATATTCAACAAAAGCCGGTATCACGGTCGGTGTTTCCGATATCGTCGTCTTGGATGACAAACAGGAAATTCTTGAGGAAGCACAAGGAAAAGTCGATAACGTTCTGAAGCAGTTCAGACGCGGTCTGATTACAGAAGAAGAGCGTTATGAACGCGTCATTTCCATCTGGAGTGCGGCTAAGGATACGATCCAAGGCAAGCTGATGAAATCCTTGGATGAAATCAACCCGATCTATATGATGAGTGATTCCGGAGCCCGGGGTAACGCATCAAACTTTACGCAGCTTGCGGGTATGCGGGGTCTGATGGCCAACCCGGCCGGACGGATTATCGAGCTTCCGATCAAGTCAAGTTTCCGCGAAGGTTTAACGGTTCTGGAGTACTTTATCTCCACACACGGTGCGCGTAAAGGTCTTGCCGATACAGCGCTGAAGACAGCCGACTCAGGCTACTTGACAAGACGTCTTGTAGACGTTGCCCAAGATGTCATCATTCGTGAGACAGATTGCGGCACTGACCGCGGTATTCTTGCAAAAGCCATCACAGAAGGCACAGAAGTGATCGAGCGTCTTGAAGAACGTCTCATTGGCCGCTTTGCAAGAAAGCCTGTTAAACATCCGGAAACCGGCGAAGTGATCGTGAACGAAAACGAGCTGATCGACGAGGACAAAGCGCTTGAAATCGTCGAAGCCGGCATCGAAGAAGTATGGATTCGTTCCGCCTTTACATGTAATACGTCACACGGGGTATGTAAACGATGCTATGGCCGCAACCTGGCGACAGGAACCGATGTTGAAGTCGGTGAAGCAGTCGGAATCATCGCTGCCCAATCCATCGGTGAGCCTGGTACACAGCTAACAATGCGTACCTTCCATACGGGCGGTGTTGCCGGAGACGATATTACACAAGGTTTGCCGCGTATTCAGGAATTATTTGAAGCGCGTAACCCTAAAGGTCAGGCGACGATCTCTGAAATTGACGGTGTCGTAGCTGAAATCAATGAAGTTCGCGATAAACAGCAGGAAATCGTCGTTCAGGGTGAAGTTGAAAGCCGTTCTTATACGGCGCCGTACAACGCCCGTCTGAAAGTAACTGAAGGAGAGAAAATCTCCCGCGGTCAGGTTCTGACGGAAGGTTCGGTCGATCCGAAAGAGCTTCTGAAAGTAACCGACATTACGACGGTTCAGGAATATCTGCTTCACGAAGTGCAGAAGGTTTACCGTATGCAGGGGGTTGAAATCGGAGATAAGCACGTTGAAGTTATGGTCCGCCAGATGCTTCGCAAAGTGCGTGTTATCGATGCCGGTGATACAGATGTACTGCCTGGCACACTTCTCGATATTCACCAGTTTACACAAGCGAACAAAAAGGTGCTGCTTGAAGGAAAACGACCTGCAACAGGCCGTCCGGTGCTGCTCGGTATCACAAAAGCGTCTCTTGAAACGGATTCCTTCTTGTCTGCCGCGTCATTCCAGGAAACAACACGCGTCCTGACAGATGCAGCAATCAAAGGAAAACGGGATGAACTTCTCGGCCTGAAAGAGAATGTCATCATCGGTAAGCTTGTCCCGGCGGGAACAGGTATGCTCAACTACCGTAAAGTGAAGCCGGTATTGCAAGTTCAATCTTCCGATGAAATGGTTCCGGCAGAATAG
- the rplJ gene encoding 50S ribosomal protein L10 — protein sequence MSSAIETKKVVVEEIASKLKESKSTIIVDYRGLNVSEVTELRKQLREANVEFKVYKNTMTRRAVEQAELSGLNDFLTGPNAIAFSTEDVVAPAKVLNEFAKKHEALEIKAGVIEGNVATVEEVKALAELPSREGLLSMLLSVLQAPVRNLALAAKAVADQKEEQGA from the coding sequence ATGAGCAGCGCAATTGAAACAAAAAAAGTTGTTGTCGAAGAGATTGCTTCTAAACTGAAAGAAAGTAAATCAACGATCATCGTTGACTATCGCGGTCTTAACGTATCTGAAGTAACAGAGCTTCGTAAACAGCTTCGCGAAGCTAACGTTGAGTTCAAAGTTTACAAAAATACAATGACTCGCCGTGCGGTTGAACAAGCTGAACTTAGTGGTTTGAACGATTTCTTAACTGGACCGAATGCGATTGCATTCAGCACTGAAGATGTTGTCGCTCCGGCTAAAGTTCTTAACGAGTTTGCTAAAAAGCACGAAGCTCTTGAAATCAAAGCCGGCGTTATCGAAGGCAATGTTGCTACTGTTGAAGAAGTGAAAGCTCTTGCTGAACTTCCATCACGCGAAGGCTTGCTTTCCATGTTGCTTAGCGTACTTCAAGCTCCAGTTCGCAACCTTGCTCTTGCTGCAAAAGCTGTGGCAGATCAGAAGGAAGAACAAGGCGCTTAA
- the secE gene encoding preprotein translocase subunit SecE, with amino-acid sequence MKFLKNVGKEMKKVTWPKGKELTRYTITVITTVIFFAIFFALIDSGITQIIRLIVE; translated from the coding sequence ATGAAATTCTTAAAGAATGTCGGAAAAGAAATGAAAAAGGTCACCTGGCCTAAAGGAAAAGAGTTAACGCGCTATACGATCACCGTTATAACCACCGTTATCTTTTTCGCCATCTTTTTTGCACTCATCGATTCGGGTATTACGCAAATAATTCGTTTAATAGTTGAATAA
- a CDS encoding class I SAM-dependent methyltransferase — MTDHYYSEKPSAKSSRKTWTFRLRNRTFTFISDSGVFSKKEVDFGSRLLIEAFREPDAEGDFLDVGCGYGPIGLSLAADFEDRTVHMIDVNERAVELSKENALNNQINNVEVYQSDLFSNVEPAKKFASIITNPPIRAGKKTVHAIFENSAEHLRPSGDLWVVIQKKQGGPSAIDKLKELFADVEVVQKKKGYYIIRAKKV; from the coding sequence ATGACTGACCATTATTATTCGGAAAAACCTTCAGCAAAAAGCAGCAGAAAAACGTGGACATTTCGTTTGAGAAACCGGACGTTTACTTTTATCAGCGACAGCGGGGTCTTTTCAAAAAAAGAGGTGGACTTTGGTTCAAGGCTGCTGATTGAAGCTTTCCGTGAACCTGATGCAGAAGGTGATTTTTTGGATGTAGGCTGCGGATATGGCCCGATTGGCCTTTCGCTTGCTGCGGATTTCGAAGATCGGACGGTTCACATGATTGATGTCAATGAAAGAGCTGTCGAACTATCGAAGGAAAACGCGTTAAACAACCAGATCAACAATGTTGAAGTATATCAAAGCGATCTGTTTTCCAACGTCGAACCTGCAAAAAAATTCGCTTCCATTATCACAAATCCCCCTATACGTGCCGGGAAAAAAACAGTACACGCCATCTTTGAAAACAGCGCTGAACATTTGCGGCCTTCAGGCGACTTGTGGGTCGTCATTCAGAAAAAACAAGGCGGTCCTTCTGCCATTGATAAATTAAAAGAACTTTTTGCGGACGTTGAAGTCGTTCAAAAAAAGAAAGGGTACTATATCATCAGAGCAAAAAAAGTTTGA